From the genome of Methanothrix soehngenii GP6:
AAGGCGGAGTTTAGGACCAATTGCTCGGTACCTGCGAGATAAAAATCATTGCACTGAGATATACGGCATTTGGAATATCATAAATTGAATTCAATAATGATACGTCTCTGTACTTTCCAACTTTTTAATAGATTTATAATATTCTCCTGTTAACTCAAACCATAAATTTCCTATAGAAAATTAAAGCTTTTATACTTGGATCCGAATCCCTTCTTCGGGAGTAGAATGGGCACTATCTAGAAATCAAGTGAAATTTGTTTTTTACCAGCGATAGATTGTCTCATTTATGATATTATTGCTAATGTGGTTACACAAATCGGCCCATTTGGTTTGATTAAAGCAAATTTATCAGAATAATTTATAAAATAATTTTGTATTTTAAAAAAAATTACTAAGCTAACGCTATTGTTTTAGAATCTGGTTAGGCGATGCCGAATCTTTTAACCCGTATCTAGAAAAGGAATGAACATAAAGAATGCATTGAGTAGAGACTTTTGAGGCCTTCCAAAGACTCCTGCTCTCTTTAGCGCAGAGAGCTTTATCTGCTCTTTGATTCCTGGTTCCTCTAATTGTTTTTTTCTATGAGTCTTGAGACTTGTTGAATAGTAATTTTCTATGGGATTGTTTGTAGCCGGGGCATTATCGGTAAAGTAAAATGCTGTAAGGTTTGGCCAAAGCTCTTCGATTTTATCCAGCCTCTTTCTAACGGATATCATAAACGAGTCGGATTGCATCTTTAAAAATTTAAAATTATTTAAAGCTTCATGATAAGTTCTTTGCTCAAGGTTTTTGCTTTCTCTTCTACGTCTCAATTCCAGACGTCGAACAAAATCATAAAATAGGTGCTTGGCTTCTGCAATCCATGATTTGTATTCCTTGTTGCTTCTCTGTCTCATCATTTTCTCTTCTTCGATCAAGGTGGAAAGGAATTCAATCTCAAGTTCACGGTTAAAAAATATGTTAAGCATTTTGTATTTAAGCAATTCCTGTTCGATGCTTGTTTTTCGAGGAAAATCATTGACTATGAGCTTATTCAAGTGGAGCAAACAGAATTGATGGATTACCTTGTTGCCGAATACTCTTTTAAAAACATTGCTGTATCCTCTGTAAAGGTCTGTGACAATAAATATCTGCTTTTGAGTGTCGAGATTTCTTCGAAGGAAACCTTCGATAGTATCGGCATCTTTTGAATCGAAAAGCTCATCCGCGATTACTTGCCTTGTTACCGAATCAAGGAGTGTCAAACGATACTTTTGGTTTCGTCCTGCCTTGGGATGTTGCTCGTCATAATGCACGAACTGGATATTTTTGACCGAAGGGACATCTGTCTCCTCAATCGCGCACTGGACCATGTTCCGGATGGTATCTTTATCCCGAGGATACAGATAGCCCATTATCGATTCTATCACTTCATAAGATACGTGATTAAGCCTCAGACGTGTGCAGATTTCCGTGACAATCCCGAAGAAGTCTGTCTTTAGCTTGATCCAGAAGTCTCGATCTTCTTCGGTTGACTTCCCGCAAGCGCCACATAAATATTTCCCGACGTTTGCCCCTCCGAGATGTCTCTTCTGGCAGGTGTTAAAACCATTATGGCTCATTGGATGGCCACATTCGGGACATAATGGCGGCACTATTTTCCGAAAAATACCGCTCGCAGTAAATTCAAAGTCGTTTGAGTAATCCTGGAAGATATTTGAAAGCATTTCACGATACGGAAAATTTATCAAGCTTAATTGCATCTCAGTCATTGTAGGGTCACACAGGGTACATGATTATCATAATATTAATAACTTGTGATAGAATGTGCCCTGCCTACATCACTTATTTAGGAGATTGTGCCGTAGAATGATCAAAATAGTAAAGGTACCGTTGCAATTGGAGCCGTTTTTAGATAAGTTTAGGGATCTCTTCACAAAACCGAGTTACAGATCATTTCGAGATCTGTGTGGCGCGTTGAGCGTATGTGATAAATCCAAGACCGTTTCTAACCTTTGTGATACTATGGCAGATTGTAGCAAAGGGAAAAAATCACGTTCTTCATACAATTGGTTCTTTAGCGATGCGAATTGGGATGAAAATGAAGTTGCACAACGCAAGGTGGATCTTTTCATCGATAGTTTATGTTTGAAAGAGAACGATAAACTATTATTAATAATTGATGATACATACAATGAGAAAGAAGGAAATCAAACAGATGGTGTGGGCAAATTTTACGATCATAGTAAAGAAGCCTATATTTGGGGTAACAATTTCGTTACCTCTGTTGTCCAATCAAAAGGACTATTTATTCCACATAAAGCTAAGATGTATATTAAGAATGATGACGAAAATGAGAATTTTAAAACAAAAATGGAGATTGCCTTTGAAGAGATCATCAAACCATTAGTTGTACCAAAAAGCATCGATCTTTATATCGTTTTCGATAGCTGGTGGTTTTCTTCTGATCTATTTAGCAAGTGCCTTAAGCTAGGGCATAATATCGTATGCCAAATCAAGTCTGATAAGAAAGTCGGAATAAATAAGGATATGTATTTCCAAGTCAGAGATCTAGCGAATCAAATTGAAGATAAATTTTTTATTAAGACAACAGTTAGCGTTCGTGGAAAAAAGAAGACCTATTATGCATTTGAAAAGAAGGTAATCATAGACAAGGTAGGCGAAGTTAAGCTTGTTATCTCCAAGAGAAAAAAAGATAGCACGACAAAATATATAATCAGCACTAATGGATCGCTTTCATTGAAAGAAATACTCTCAATTTACGAGGACAGATGGGATATAGAAACAGCTCATAGAGAGGCAAATCAAAAATTAGGATTTAAAGATTACCAATTAAGAGATAAACA
Proteins encoded in this window:
- a CDS encoding IS701-like element ISMco3 family transposase, which gives rise to MIKIVKVPLQLEPFLDKFRDLFTKPSYRSFRDLCGALSVCDKSKTVSNLCDTMADCSKGKKSRSSYNWFFSDANWDENEVAQRKVDLFIDSLCLKENDKLLLIIDDTYNEKEGNQTDGVGKFYDHSKEAYIWGNNFVTSVVQSKGLFIPHKAKMYIKNDDENENFKTKMEIAFEEIIKPLVVPKSIDLYIVFDSWWFSSDLFSKCLKLGHNIVCQIKSDKKVGINKDMYFQVRDLANQIEDKFFIKTTVSVRGKKKTYYAFEKKVIIDKVGEVKLVISKRKKDSTTKYIISTNGSLSLKEILSIYEDRWDIETAHREANQKLGFKDYQLRDKHSIERFIQMVFSVWTAILLWEIDNPPPKDGSKSRTMGDMVDRVKMQAVGETFEFVMTYFNLPVPDGGLLYILKSLGMKI
- a CDS encoding transposase, with product MTEMQLSLINFPYREMLSNIFQDYSNDFEFTASGIFRKIVPPLCPECGHPMSHNGFNTCQKRHLGGANVGKYLCGACGKSTEEDRDFWIKLKTDFFGIVTEICTRLRLNHVSYEVIESIMGYLYPRDKDTIRNMVQCAIEETDVPSVKNIQFVHYDEQHPKAGRNQKYRLTLLDSVTRQVIADELFDSKDADTIEGFLRRNLDTQKQIFIVTDLYRGYSNVFKRVFGNKVIHQFCLLHLNKLIVNDFPRKTSIEQELLKYKMLNIFFNRELEIEFLSTLIEEEKMMRQRSNKEYKSWIAEAKHLFYDFVRRLELRRRRESKNLEQRTYHEALNNFKFLKMQSDSFMISVRKRLDKIEELWPNLTAFYFTDNAPATNNPIENYYSTSLKTHRKKQLEEPGIKEQIKLSALKRAGVFGRPQKSLLNAFFMFIPFLDTG